Genomic window (Candidatus Vicinibacter proximus):
CTCAAAAGCATCATCCACATCCTTACTTTGTGATTCGAATCGTGCAATGGTTTGGTCGATGGTTTGTGTGGTGATCATATTTTTAATTTCAAGTCTTTATAAGCCCAAAGATATAGACAAGCTGTCGAACGGTAAGGTTTCCAACGCTGAGAAATCTGCTCCATTTTTAATTTTAAGGCCTTTTTTTCTTCTTTCAGACGATAAATCTCCACAAGAGCAGTTTGAATGCCATAATCATCTAAGGCAAAGACATCTTCCCGCCCCAGGCAAAAGATCAACACCATTTCCACCGTCCACCTTCCCACACCCTTGATGGCAGTTAGTGAGGCTATAATTTCATCGTCTGTCATCGCATGAAACTGTTCATCTTGCCATCCATGGAGTTTGAAATATTCTGCAATATTTTTGATGTACTGTGCTTTTTGGTTGGATAGCCCACAACTTCTGAGCGTTTCGTGATCCGTTTGAATGATGTCCTCAACAGAAGGGAAATCCCCGCTGTATAAATCCAAAAATCGTTGATAAATGACTCTGGCGACTTTAGTGGATAATTGTTGACTGATGATAGAACTCACCAGGTCCTTCAAGACCATTCCATCAAAAGTCCGCTCAAAAATCCGTTCCGGAGGTGTCTCCTGAATAATTTTGTGCATCCTTTTATCTTTGGACAAAATATCAAGGATTTTTATATTAGAATTTTTCATATATTTGCTCAATTATTAGTTAAATATAATGAAAACTTTTGCCGCGGTCTTGTTGAGTTTGATGGTCAGTTTCTCAGGAATCAGCCAAAACTGGAACATGTCACAATGCTTTCGTTACGATGATCCTAATCTGCCATTCCGTGGACCTGTAGCCTACAACGATGTCTGGGGCTACGTGTGCCCGGCAGGGGAGGAAGTAGGAATTATAGGCACAGTGGACAGTATTTTCTTTTTTGAAATTGCGGGTTCCTGCAGCGGAAGTTTACGAAAAATATTTAGTTTCAAGGGAGGGGCTTCTTCCATTTGGAGAGACATCAAAACGTATAGAAACTATGCGTACACTACAGCAGATGAAGGAACAGAAGGTTTACTAGTTTTTGATCTGGAGGATGCGCCGGATTCTATTGCTTTCATGGGGAGAGATGACAGTACTTTCCATCGGGCGCACAATCTTTTTGTGGATACAGCAACAGGGCATCTTTACATTGCCGGAGCAAGCCTGAATAATGTGGGCATCAGTCTGATCATGTATGACCTCAATCCGGACCCAAGTCATCCGCAGCTGATAAAAAAGATCAGTTTGCCTGGTGGATACGTGCACGATGTGCATGTTCGAAATGATACCGCTTTTGCCTCTCACGGATATTATGGGTTGGGAATTTATGCCATTCACCCGAATGGTAATTTTACTGAAATTTCATCCATCACCAATTACCCTCAAAAGGGATACAACCACAGCAGCTGGGTGACCCGCGATGGAAAAAATCTGGTATTCGCAGATGAGTCTCATAACATGGGCTTAAAAATTTACGAGTTGAACGACATCAGCAAACCTAAGTTGGCCAGCATTTTTCGTTCAGCACTTTTAGCACCCGGGGACACTGCCAGTATCGTGCACAACCCATTCATCAAAGACGATTATATTTATTTGGCCTACTACCATGATGGCGTTCAGATATTTAACATGGCTGACCCTAAGAATCCGTACAAGGTTGCTTATTTTGATACAGAACCGAATAATACCGATTACTCGGGATATCAAGGATGTTGGGGCGTGTATCCCTATTTACCATCCGGAAGAGTCATTGCCACCGACATAGCAAATGGTTTTTTTGTGATCAATGTGGATATATTACTTGCTTTGAATGATGTAAAACTCGAAGCAAATGCTGAGCAAGAAGGCATCATGTTGCATTGGGATATTTTGGCAGACCAATCCAGCGGTACCGCTGGAATTGAATTGCAGAAAAGTACAGATGGGATGACATGGGAAGGAATGTACGGATTAGGTGATCATGAAATGTCTGCTAGTTGGATGGATCATACCCCTATGGAAGGTCAGAATTATTACCGCATGACGTGGATGGAAAATGGGGTACAAAAATCCACTGAACCCGTCAGCGCCCTTTGGTCTAAAGAAGAAACACAAGGATTAATTTACCTGATAGGCGATGAAATCTATCTGCAAAAAATGCATGCAACAGAATTTGAAGAGTTGAAAATTTATAACCTCGATGGCAGACTATTGGAATCAACCATTCAACCCTCTTTTCCGGTAAAAATAAAACATGCGATACCGGGTAGCATGCTTTTATTGGAAATAAAAAAGACCAACGGCGGAAGCGTTTTCACCAAAGGATTCTACAAATAAATATGGTTATTTCAAGCTTCCTAACTTGAAATTTACTTTGCGTTGGTTATTTCGAGCTTCCCAGCTTGAAATTTACGTATTGTTGGTTATTTCGAGCTTCCCAGCTTGAAATTTACGTTATGCTTAAATAGCAGTGGATCATATTTACGTTGTGTTTGACAACCCTTGTTATTTCAAGCTTCCTAGCTTGAAATTTACGTATCCATAAATGAAGTATTTTTTTGATCACTTTTTGTGAGCAACGTTCGTCTTTTTATTAACTAATTAGCTCATTAGCTAATTTTCAAATTAATTTAATAGTTCATTAGCCGATTTACGGATCCATAAAATTCTAAAAAATTATCCTAATTATTTATTCAATCACCAACTTCTCGGTCTTCATCATTCCATTGATGTCACCTAATTGTACAAAATATAATCCAGATGGAATTGACTCCAGATCTATTGTGTTACTTCCCTGAAATATTCTCTGAGAAAGTACTTTCTCTCCCTGCGAATTGAACAGTGTACAAACTAACCTTTGAGGAATATAGTCTATTAAATTAATGACGACATAATTATTGGCAGGATTGGGAAATATCTCAATTTGCATTTTCAAATTATTGTCACCACTTGTATGCGTTGTACCAAGATTCAAGCTGCGACACAAGGTGTCTGCGCCATTATGATTCTTTACAATAAGACAAACGTCATAGACTCCTCCTTTTGAATAGCAATGAACGGGCGAAGTGTCTGTGCTTTGAACACCATCTCCAAAGTCCCAGAACCACTCTGATACTTCATAAGCACTGAGATCTCTGAATTTAATACAAAGAGACCTACTAGTATCCTGTTCATATCTCCACCAGCACCATGGAATATTGTCTATCCCAAGACTGTCACAGATGCTTCCGTCGATTGGTCCCAATCGAAAATTGGGGAATGATGGGATTGTTGTTATGATGGATTTAAGGCGGACAGAATGCTGTCTGAAATCGCAATCAGATCCCGGCTTATTCGGTTCATTGATGACATGCATATACCTGGACTGTAGGAATTCAGGATTGGAATAGATTCTTCCGTCAGGAGCCAATTGAAGATTTCCGAATGTGGAAGACGATCTGTTATTCTGAAAAATGTGTCCGTAATGTCCATCGTATTCAGCTATGACCTGCTTATTGGAAAGCTTGCCATTGATGATTTCGTATTGATAAAGATAATAACTGGAACTTAGATACAGAAATCTGCTGTCTGGCGAAAATGCACATCCGAATGCAATTGTAGGAGTAGTATCAATAAGGACATACTGCCGATTTGATATCAATCCAGAACATCTATCAAAATTGTAAAATTCAACACCACCTATTGCAAGACTATCTAAATTTTCTCCCAAAGTTATACAATAATAATTCCCGTCTGGTGAAAAACAGGAATATCCATTACTACTATTTCCTGGAATTCTCCCAATATTTTGTATGAAAGTTGTATCAATATTTTCCCCATTAAATAAAAAACTATAAACTTCATTTCTGTTAAATCGTCCAACAATTATCCACCAATCCTTCCCATTGGCATGACGACAAGCAGTCAATCTTTCAAAATCAATCGAGTCATTTACAATTTGATTTCTAATTTTTTGAAGTATTAATCCTGAGTTATTTATTGTATTACTTAATTTATTTACAAATAAATTGAGACACAATAAATATGCATTTGTATCACCCACGGCAAAAGTTTCAGTGTTAATTAAATTAAAAATTAATTTATTATTATGATTGGGAATAATTAGACACGATTGAGGGTGATAACCACAATAATTAATTGGGCAAATATCTTCATCACCTGTCACCCATTTATTAGTGTAATCTTCAAGACGATAACCATTAAATTGGAACATGAAATTGCCATCCTTATCA
Coding sequences:
- a CDS encoding T9SS type A sorting domain-containing protein → MYKFFLAIAFNLFLIDLYSQKYDFNWIMGEPYAIKKDSLEGTAILNFNSQNGNPLIQASPKFKNYMGSYGALISDKDGNFMFQFNGYRLEDYTNKWVTGDEDICPINYCGYHPQSCLIIPNHNNKLIFNLINTETFAVGDTNAYLLCLNLFVNKLSNTINNSGLILQKIRNQIVNDSIDFERLTACRHANGKDWWIIVGRFNRNEVYSFLFNGENIDTTFIQNIGRIPGNSSNGYSCFSPDGNYYCITLGENLDSLAIGGVEFYNFDRCSGLISNRQYVLIDTTPTIAFGCAFSPDSRFLYLSSSYYLYQYEIINGKLSNKQVIAEYDGHYGHIFQNNRSSSTFGNLQLAPDGRIYSNPEFLQSRYMHVINEPNKPGSDCDFRQHSVRLKSIITTIPSFPNFRLGPIDGSICDSLGIDNIPWCWWRYEQDTSRSLCIKFRDLSAYEVSEWFWDFGDGVQSTDTSPVHCYSKGGVYDVCLIVKNHNGADTLCRSLNLGTTHTSGDNNLKMQIEIFPNPANNYVVINLIDYIPQRLVCTLFNSQGEKVLSQRIFQGSNTIDLESIPSGLYFVQLGDINGMMKTEKLVIE
- a CDS encoding DNA-3-methyladenine glycosylase 2 family protein, giving the protein MKILDILSKDKRMHKIIQETPPERIFERTFDGMVLKDLVSSIISQQLSTKVARVIYQRFLDLYSGDFPSVEDIIQTDHETLRSCGLSNQKAQYIKNIAEYFKLHGWQDEQFHAMTDDEIIASLTAIKGVGRWTVEMVLIFCLGREDVFALDDYGIQTALVEIYRLKEEKKALKLKMEQISQRWKPYRSTACLYLWAYKDLKLKI
- a CDS encoding choice-of-anchor B family protein, translated to MKTFAAVLLSLMVSFSGISQNWNMSQCFRYDDPNLPFRGPVAYNDVWGYVCPAGEEVGIIGTVDSIFFFEIAGSCSGSLRKIFSFKGGASSIWRDIKTYRNYAYTTADEGTEGLLVFDLEDAPDSIAFMGRDDSTFHRAHNLFVDTATGHLYIAGASLNNVGISLIMYDLNPDPSHPQLIKKISLPGGYVHDVHVRNDTAFASHGYYGLGIYAIHPNGNFTEISSITNYPQKGYNHSSWVTRDGKNLVFADESHNMGLKIYELNDISKPKLASIFRSALLAPGDTASIVHNPFIKDDYIYLAYYHDGVQIFNMADPKNPYKVAYFDTEPNNTDYSGYQGCWGVYPYLPSGRVIATDIANGFFVINVDILLALNDVKLEANAEQEGIMLHWDILADQSSGTAGIELQKSTDGMTWEGMYGLGDHEMSASWMDHTPMEGQNYYRMTWMENGVQKSTEPVSALWSKEETQGLIYLIGDEIYLQKMHATEFEELKIYNLDGRLLESTIQPSFPVKIKHAIPGSMLLLEIKKTNGGSVFTKGFYK